One bacterium genomic window, CTCCGTTCTGCCGGATAAGGGTCAGCATATCCTTGAGAAGCCGCGCGCTCGGCGGGTCGAGCCCCACAGTCGGCTCGTCGACTATTATCAACTCGGGACGGTGAATGAACGCGGCGGACATCACGACTTTCTGTTTCATGCCATGCGAATACTCCTCAGTCCTCAGATCGATCCAGCCGTGCATCTCGAAAATATCGCTCAGCCAGTCGATCCGTTTTTCGACATCTTCAACGCTCATCCGGTACAATCCGCCGACAAACCGCAGAAATTCACGTCCCGTGAGCTTGCCGTAAATGAAAGGGCTGTCCGGAACATATCCCACAAGCGACCGTACGGCTATCGGGTCGTGTGATACATCCATGCCATTGATAAGAACCCTGCCCTCGTCCGGACGGATAAGGCCTATCATGGCTTTGATCGAAG contains:
- a CDS encoding ABC transporter ATP-binding protein; the encoded protein is MVIFEGVTKRYGSTTALSNLTFRVRKGEFFGYLGPNGAGKTTSIKAMIGLIRPDEGRVLINGMDVSHDPIAVRSLVGYVPDSPFIYGKLTGREFLRFVGGLYRMSVEDVEKRIDWLSDIFEMHGWIDLRTEEYSHGMKQKVVMSAAFIHRPELIIVDEPTVGLDPPSARLLKDMLTLIRQNGATVFMSSHDLSVVQELCGRMAIIHKGSIAAEGTLDDLRSKAEMEGGNLEELFLKLTEKTTRTAYLE